A single Desulfonauticus submarinus DNA region contains:
- the groES gene encoding co-chaperone GroES, whose amino-acid sequence MNLKPLHDRVLVKRLEEEEVTKGGIIIPDTAKEKPIKGEVVAVGPGKVSDDGKTIPMTVKVGDKILFNKYAGTEVKIEGVEHLVMREDDILAIIE is encoded by the coding sequence ATGAATCTGAAACCTTTACATGACAGAGTATTGGTAAAGCGTTTAGAAGAGGAAGAAGTTACAAAAGGTGGAATTATTATTCCTGACACTGCTAAGGAAAAGCCTATTAAAGGCGAGGTAGTAGCTGTAGGGCCTGGAAAGGTCTCTGATGATGGCAAAACAATTCCTATGACTGTAAAAGTAGGAGACAAGATTCTCTTTAACAAATATGCTGGCACAGAAGTAAAGATTGAAGGTGTTGAGCACTTGGTTATGAGAGAAGATGATATTTTAGCTATTATTGAGTAA
- the groL gene encoding chaperonin GroEL (60 kDa chaperone family; promotes refolding of misfolded polypeptides especially under stressful conditions; forms two stacked rings of heptamers to form a barrel-shaped 14mer; ends can be capped by GroES; misfolded proteins enter the barrel where they are refolded when GroES binds), which produces MGAKVIKFDVDARAKLKSGVDILAEAVKVTLGPKGRNVVIEKSFGSPTITKDGVTVAKEIELEDKFENMGAQMVKEVASKTSDIAGDGTTTATVLAQAIFTEGLKLVAAGRNPMAIKRGIDKAVEALVKELERVAKPTRDQKEIAQVGTISANNDPTIGNIIAEAMSKVGKEGVITVEEAKGLETTLDVVEGMQFDRGYLSPYFVTDPEKMVCELEDALILIHDKKISSMKDLLPVLEQVAKMSKPLLIIAEDVEGEALATLVVNKLRGTLQVAAVKAPGFGERRKAMLQDIAILTGGQVISEELGVKLESATINDLGKAKRVIIDKENTTIVDGAGKPEDIKARIKQIRAEIEESTSDYDREKLQERLAKIVGGVAVIHVGAATETEMKEKKARVEDALNATRAAVEEGIVPGGGVALIRCLSVLDDIKPADDDEAAGIEVVRKAAQAPLIQICKNAGFEGAVVIEKVKSMKDGEGFNAATGEYEDLYKSGVIDPKKVTRIALQNAASVASLLLTTEAAIAEKPEEKKDTPPMPGGGMGGMY; this is translated from the coding sequence ATGGGTGCTAAAGTTATAAAATTTGATGTAGACGCTAGAGCCAAATTAAAAAGCGGTGTAGATATTTTGGCTGAGGCTGTAAAAGTAACCCTTGGTCCTAAGGGGAGAAATGTAGTAATTGAGAAATCTTTTGGTTCTCCAACCATTACTAAAGATGGTGTTACAGTAGCTAAAGAGATTGAGTTAGAAGATAAGTTTGAGAACATGGGCGCACAGATGGTAAAAGAGGTTGCCAGCAAGACCAGTGATATTGCTGGTGATGGTACAACTACTGCTACTGTTTTAGCCCAAGCCATTTTTACAGAAGGTTTAAAGTTAGTAGCTGCTGGTCGTAATCCTATGGCTATTAAGCGAGGTATTGATAAAGCTGTAGAAGCTTTGGTTAAAGAATTAGAAAGGGTTGCTAAACCCACTAGAGATCAAAAAGAAATTGCTCAAGTTGGTACAATTTCTGCTAACAACGATCCTACCATTGGAAATATTATTGCTGAAGCAATGAGCAAGGTAGGAAAAGAAGGTGTAATTACTGTAGAGGAAGCTAAAGGTTTAGAGACTACTTTAGATGTAGTAGAAGGTATGCAGTTTGATCGTGGATATCTTTCTCCTTATTTTGTCACTGATCCTGAGAAAATGGTTTGTGAATTAGAAGATGCTCTTATTTTGATTCACGATAAAAAGATTTCTTCTATGAAAGACTTGTTGCCTGTGTTAGAACAGGTAGCTAAAATGAGCAAGCCTTTACTCATCATTGCTGAGGATGTAGAAGGTGAAGCTTTGGCTACTTTGGTAGTGAATAAACTTAGAGGTACTTTACAAGTTGCAGCTGTAAAGGCTCCTGGCTTTGGTGAGCGTCGAAAAGCTATGTTACAAGATATTGCCATCTTAACTGGTGGTCAGGTTATTTCTGAAGAGTTGGGTGTAAAATTAGAAAGTGCTACTATTAATGATTTAGGTAAGGCAAAAAGAGTAATTATAGATAAAGAAAATACTACAATTGTAGATGGTGCTGGAAAGCCAGAAGATATTAAGGCACGTATTAAACAAATTCGTGCAGAAATTGAAGAAAGCACCTCTGACTATGATAGAGAAAAATTACAAGAACGTTTAGCTAAGATTGTTGGTGGGGTAGCTGTCATCCATGTTGGAGCTGCTACTGAAACTGAGATGAAAGAGAAAAAGGCAAGAGTGGAAGATGCTTTAAATGCTACTAGAGCCGCAGTAGAAGAAGGCATTGTTCCTGGTGGTGGAGTAGCTTTAATTCGCTGCTTGTCTGTTTTAGATGATATTAAACCTGCAGATGATGATGAGGCTGCAGGTATAGAAGTTGTTCGAAAAGCTGCTCAAGCTCCTCTTATTCAGATCTGTAAAAATGCTGGTTTTGAAGGAGCTGTAGTAATTGAGAAGGTAAAATCTATGAAAGATGGTGAAGGTTTTAACGCTGCCACTGGAGAGTATGAAGACCTTTATAAATCTGGTGTAATTGATCCTAAAAAGGTAACTAGAATTGCCTTGCAAAATGCTGCTTCTGTAGCTTCTTTGCTTCTTACTACAGAGGCTGCAATTGCAGAAAAACCAGAAGAAAAGAAAGACACTCCTCCTATGCCTGGTGGTGGAATGGGTGGAATGTATTAA
- a CDS encoding cobyric acid synthase: MSIVHGGNVWRIARELKCKPEEIFDFSASLNPIGPPNWIEEIGKTFLSKATHYPDIEYWELREKAAFYYGVKISQIWPLNGSSALFPLLPFLKKVKQIITFPPCFGEYISIFCEKKRKIKVHLESENNFLYPFDDLEKCLEYPSLVILAHPNNPTNSLLDFGVIKNLANKYPESIFVLDLAFWDFLDPQFQFKLNILPNIVYVFSLTKILGLPGVRIGFVVSSSQIIESAQKMLPPWSVGTCGVEISKAYFSDDFFVDHTRQRVKQLRQELISFFQEMGAKVYPSCSNFILIQHDKAKQLAKFCFEHRVILRECDSFEGLGDNFLRIAVRPFYEQEHLFQVVREFFGQKQVVRGRRKNKKNKSPKVLMVQGTASNVGKSFLVAALGRILARKGVKVAPFKAQNMALNSFVTKDGLEIGRAQALQAQACFLEPDIRMNPILLKPSSEIGAQVIVRGQPVSNMSVEEYIAYKPKAFEVVKECFRELSLEYDVILVEGAGSPVEINLKTHDIVNMNFALWAKAKVLLVGDINLGGIFASFWGTFSLLTKEEQNLILGFIINKFRGRKRLLNSGLDFIYQLTGKPVLGIIPYVSFNLPEEDSVSFKQKTKFFSQAKDRVKIGIIDLPHISNFTDFDALKMEIDVDCCIIRSKEDLLDNFDVVIIPGTKNVFFDLKFLHSSGIATWLLENKDKLEIVGICGGYQMLGSVIQDDSGWEGKGEISGLGLLPVKTEFKSKKSLFQTKGKIFFQEKTFDVSGYEIHHGETKPLSDLLVFGYNEKKKSLGYKTKNEKIWGTYLHGIFDNDDFRHAWLNNLRSRKGLSILEQRPTYTISQEIDKLADLVEENIELDLLDKIIG, translated from the coding sequence ATGAGTATTGTGCATGGTGGAAATGTTTGGCGTATTGCTAGAGAATTAAAGTGCAAACCAGAAGAAATTTTTGATTTTTCAGCAAGTTTAAACCCCATTGGTCCGCCTAATTGGATAGAAGAAATTGGGAAGACTTTTTTATCTAAAGCTACTCATTATCCTGATATAGAATATTGGGAGCTTAGAGAGAAAGCGGCTTTTTATTATGGTGTAAAAATTAGCCAAATTTGGCCTCTTAACGGTTCTTCAGCTCTTTTTCCGTTGTTACCTTTTTTAAAAAAAGTAAAACAAATAATAACGTTCCCTCCTTGTTTTGGAGAATATATTAGTATATTTTGTGAAAAAAAGCGCAAAATAAAGGTACATTTAGAGTCTGAAAATAATTTTTTATATCCATTTGATGACTTGGAGAAATGTTTGGAGTATCCATCTTTGGTTATTTTGGCCCATCCTAATAACCCAACAAATTCTTTGCTCGATTTTGGAGTAATTAAAAATTTAGCTAATAAATATCCTGAGAGTATTTTTGTTTTAGATTTAGCTTTTTGGGATTTTTTAGATCCACAATTTCAATTTAAACTCAATATTTTGCCTAATATCGTTTATGTTTTTTCCTTGACTAAAATATTGGGATTGCCAGGAGTTAGAATAGGCTTTGTTGTAAGTTCTTCTCAAATTATTGAATCAGCCCAAAAGATGTTACCGCCTTGGTCTGTAGGTACTTGTGGTGTGGAGATTTCCAAAGCATATTTTTCTGATGATTTTTTTGTTGATCATACCAGACAAAGGGTTAAGCAATTGCGCCAAGAATTGATTTCTTTTTTTCAAGAAATGGGGGCAAAAGTTTATCCCAGTTGTTCTAATTTTATTTTAATCCAACATGATAAAGCTAAACAATTAGCTAAATTTTGCTTTGAGCATAGAGTTATTCTCAGGGAGTGTGATTCTTTTGAGGGCTTAGGAGATAATTTTTTACGTATTGCTGTAAGACCTTTTTATGAGCAGGAGCATTTGTTTCAGGTTGTAAGAGAGTTTTTTGGTCAAAAACAAGTTGTTAGGGGTAGAAGAAAGAATAAAAAAAATAAGAGTCCTAAGGTTTTAATGGTACAGGGAACGGCTTCGAATGTAGGTAAATCTTTTTTAGTAGCTGCTTTGGGTCGTATTTTGGCTAGAAAAGGTGTTAAGGTGGCTCCATTTAAAGCTCAAAACATGGCTTTAAACTCTTTTGTGACTAAAGATGGTTTAGAAATAGGACGAGCACAGGCTTTGCAGGCGCAAGCGTGTTTTTTAGAACCAGATATTAGAATGAATCCTATTCTTTTAAAGCCAAGTTCAGAGATAGGGGCGCAGGTGATAGTAAGAGGACAGCCTGTTTCCAATATGAGTGTGGAAGAATATATTGCCTATAAGCCCAAAGCATTTGAGGTTGTAAAAGAATGTTTTAGAGAGTTGAGTTTAGAGTATGATGTTATTTTAGTAGAGGGGGCTGGTAGTCCTGTGGAAATAAATTTGAAAACCCATGATATTGTAAATATGAATTTTGCTCTGTGGGCAAAAGCTAAGGTTTTGTTGGTTGGGGACATAAATTTAGGAGGTATATTTGCTTCTTTTTGGGGAACTTTTTCTCTTTTAACTAAGGAAGAACAAAATCTTATCTTAGGTTTTATTATAAATAAGTTTCGGGGGAGAAAAAGACTTTTAAATTCTGGCCTAGATTTTATTTATCAACTTACTGGCAAACCCGTATTGGGTATAATTCCTTATGTTTCTTTTAATCTTCCAGAAGAGGATTCTGTTAGTTTTAAACAAAAAACAAAGTTTTTTTCTCAGGCTAAGGATAGGGTAAAGATAGGTATTATAGATCTTCCTCATATTTCTAATTTTACTGATTTTGATGCCTTAAAAATGGAAATAGATGTAGATTGTTGTATCATTAGAAGCAAAGAAGATCTTTTAGATAATTTTGATGTGGTTATTATTCCAGGAACTAAAAATGTATTTTTTGATTTAAAATTTTTGCATTCTTCGGGAATAGCTACTTGGCTTTTGGAGAATAAAGATAAGTTAGAGATAGTAGGCATTTGTGGTGGATATCAGATGTTAGGAAGTGTAATTCAAGACGATAGTGGCTGGGAAGGTAAAGGAGAAATTAGCGGGTTAGGATTATTACCTGTTAAAACAGAGTTTAAATCCAAAAAATCTTTATTTCAAACTAAGGGGAAAATTTTTTTTCAAGAAAAAACATTTGATGTTAGCGGCTACGAGATTCATCATGGTGAAACCAAACCTTTAAGTGACCTTCTGGTTTTTGGGTATAATGAAAAGAAAAAATCTTTGGGTTATAAAACAAAAAATGAAAAGATTTGGGGAACATATTTACATGGAATTTTTGATAATGATGATTTTAGACATGCATGGTTAAACAATTTGAGGTCTCGAAAAGGTTTATCTATTTTAGAGCAAAGGCCCACTTATACTATTTCGCAAGAAATAGATAAACTAGCTGATTTGGTTGAAGAAAATATAGAACTTGATTTATTAGATAAAATAATAGGCTAG